In one Lolium rigidum isolate FL_2022 chromosome 3, APGP_CSIRO_Lrig_0.1, whole genome shotgun sequence genomic region, the following are encoded:
- the LOC124702054 gene encoding protein SRG1-like has protein sequence MDAMMSASREFFRQPIDEKRRYTDLVDGERFEDHLEGYGSEQLTSKDQTSLDWSDRLYLKVEPQGERSLRLWPESFRDVLHEYSVQCSLVKERLVSAMARLLGLDEDHFLAEEPDDRATTYARIIYYPPCPRPDLVLGVKPHSDATLITILMANDHDVGGLQVLRDDDWYNVLATLAPHALLISVGDMMEIMSNGIFKSPVHRVVTNASKGRTSVVMFYGPDLDKEIGPADQLIDNRRPARYKRVKVKDYVHGLFQNFSRGARVIDTVRI, from the exons ATGGACGCCATGATGAGCGCGTCGAGAGAATTCTTCCGGCAACCGATCGATGAGAAGCGGAGATATACTGATCTCGTCGACGGCGAGCGTTTTGAGGATCACCTGGAAGGGTACGGAAGCGAGCAGCTCACGTCCAAGGACCAAACCTCACTCGACTGGTCCGACCGTTTGTACCTCAAAGTGGAACCGCAAGGCGAGCGAAGCCTCCGCCTCTGGCCTGAATCTTTCAG GGATGTCCTGCATGAATACTCCGTTCAATGCAGCCTGGTGAAGGAAAGACTGGTCTCGGCAATGGCGAGGCTCCTGGGGCTCGACGAGGATCACTTTCTCGCCGAAGAACCTGACGATCGGGCTACCACCTATGCTAGAATCATCTACTACCCTCCGTGCCCGAGACCCGACCTTGTCCTTGGCGTCAAGCCTCACTCTGACGCAACACTTATCACGATTCTCATGGCCAACGACCACGATGTTGGTGGACTGCAAGTTCTCAGAGACGACGACTGGTATAACGTCCTGGCAACCCTGGCCCCTCACGCCTTGCTGATCAGCGTAGGAGACATGATGGAG ATAATGAGCAACGGGATCTTTAAGAGCCCGGTGCACCGGGTCGTGACAAATGCAAGTAAAGGGAGGACGTCGGTGGTGATGTTTTATGGGCCAGATCTTGACAAGGAGATAGGGCCGGCAGATCAGCTGATTGACAATAGGCGGCCGGCGCGGTACAAGAGAGTGAAAGTGAAGGACTACGTCCATGGGCTCTTTCAGAATTTTTCTCGCGGAGCAAGAGTTATAGACACAGTGCGGATCTAA